TGCCGAGTGACGCCGGCCGCGTTGTCGGCAAGGTCGCGCTCATTACGGGCGCCGCATCGGGACTCGGCGAGGCCGATGCGCATAGACTCGCCGAAGAGGGCGCTCGAGTCGTGCTAACCGACATCAATGTTGCAGCCGGGGAGGCGGTGGCGCAGGCGTGCGGCGGCGTGTTCCTCGCCCAGGACGTGGGTGACGAGGCGACCTGGCCCAAGGTGATCGAGCAGACCCTTGCCGCGCATGGTCGGCTCGATGTTCTGGTGAACAACGCTGGGATCGCGCCGATCGGCGACATCGAAACGACGACGGTGGAGGTGTGGCGGAAGACTCTCCGCGTTCATCTCGACGGGACCTTCTTCGGATGCCACTACGCGATGCCGGCCCTCATCGAGTCGGGCGGTGGTTCGATCATCAACATGTCGTCGATCACCGCGCTGATTGGGCACGCTCCGTATCTTGCGTACTCCGCGGCAAAAGGCGGGATTCGCAGCATGACGAAATCGATCGCGGCGTACGGCAAGGCGAAGAACCGTCGCGTGCGCTGCAACTCGATTCATCCGGGGAGTATCTCGACGCCCATGGTGCACCAGGCCATGGAGTCACTGATGGGGGTCAAGTTGACGGAGGCGGAAGATCCTGAAGCCTTGCGCACCAAGCTCGGGATCGGTGAACCCAACGACGTCGCCAACATGGTTCTGTTCCTGGCGTCCGACGAATCCAAGCATATGAGCGGGGCTGAGCTGGTGATCGACAATGGCTCCGCCATCACACAGGGGGGGCGATGAACATCTCGGGACTGACCCACGTGAACGTCAACTGCAGCGACTTCGATCGTTCGCTCGCCTTCTACGAGCGCCTCGGATTTGAGGTCCTGGTGAACGTGCCGCCGACTAACACGCCAGAGGTCGCGGCGGCCGTCGGTATGCCGCCGTACCGAGTGAAGGGTGCGCTGCTCATCCTAAGTGGTGCCGCGACCCCGTTTGTCATCGATCTACTCGAGTGGCAGGAGCCGAACGATCCGGCGGCGCCGTATGCGCACCTCTACCACCTCGGCATCGGACGAATCGCGCTCGCAACGCAGGACCTCGACGCCGACGTGGCGGAGCTGAAGGCCCACGGCGTGGAATTCCTTTCCGAGCCGGTATCGGTGGAACTCGATGGCCGTCCCGCCGCCACGCGGTTCGTGTGCTTCAAGGATCCCGACGGGACGATTTTGGAGCTCGTGCAGTAGCGCGCCGCGGCGGATTACTCAGGTCCGATCGAGCCCGAGCATCTTGATCGCGTTGCCGCGCACCACCTTGTAGGCGATGTCGTCGGGAACACCCTGCAGCATCTCCTTCACGGCGGCGACGGTATGGGGCCAAGACGTATCGGTGTGGGGGTAGTCGGTCTCGAAGCAGATCTGGTCGACGCCGAGCGCGTCGAGGTTCTTCATGCCGTGGTAATCCGACGTGAAGCAGCCGTACACGCGCCCGTAGTAGAAGGAGGACGGCTTGTCGGCGAGGAGGTTCTTGTTGCCCATCCATCCGTCGTGGTGTTCCCACACGTAGTCGGCGCGCTCGAGCGCGTAGGGGATCCAGCCGACTTGTCCCTCGGAGTAGGCGATCTTCAGCTTTGGGAAACGCGGCATGATGCTGAACAGGTATTCCGCGAGCGACGTCATCGAGTTGTTGAAAGAGATCGTCGCCTTCGCAGCGCCGGGAGCGTCCGGCGAACCCGACGGGTCGGTCGACGACGAGCCGACGTGCATGCACACGACGGTGGCCGTCTCCTCGCAGATGCGGAACATCGGATCCCAGTATCCGCTGTGGATGCTCGGAAGGCCGAGATGGCTCGGGATCTCGCTGAAGCAAACGGCGCGCACGCCCCGCTTGGCGTTGCGCTCGATCTCTTCGACCGCGAGATCGACGTCCCACAGCGGCATGATGGCAAGGGGGATGTTCATCCCGCCCGACGGCTCGCACCACTCCTCGACCATCCAGTCGTTGTAGGCGCGGACGCAGGCGAGACCGAGCTCTTTGTCGTCACCTTCTTTGAACGTCTGTCCGCAGAAGCGCGGGAAGGTGGGGAAGGGGAGCGACCCGTCGACCCAGTTCTGCTTGAACTCCTCGATGCGCGCGTCGCGGTCGTAACAGCCGGGGCGCATGTCGTCGTAGGTCATCGCGGTCATCGTCATCTTCGACCGGTCGAACTTGGACTTGTCGCCGCCCGGCGTCGCCTCGAGGGGGATCGCGACGTGACGCTTGTGCACGTAGATCAGCTTGTCCTCGTAGAGCCATGCGTCGCCCCATTCTCCCTCGGGGTCGAGAGGATTCTTGTACTTCGCGCCCTTCTCGAGGGTGAACTTCCCGAAGCGCTCGCGCGTGATCCGCGGCCCTTTTTCCCGGTACTTCTTGGGCAGCCACGCCTGCCACACGTGGGCTGGCTCGACCACGTGATCGTCTACGCTGATGATCTTCGGGAGCTGTTCCATGAGGTAGACGATACACGACAGGGTCGGATTTCAACATGCATCCAATGGGAGCTGTGGCGCTCGGCCCGGCTGATGCTCATGGGCGAGTTCGGATCATGCCCCAAGAGGCAGCGTCTACCATGGTTCGAACTCCCGAGGGGAGAGCGCTGGGGCCTCGTCGAGCAGGGCTGGCGCCGCGGCTCTCGATATGGGGTTTTCCTTGCCCGGAGCTCGACAGCCGATTCCTCGGCGTTGGGTGCTGGTTAACGGTCGGCCCCGCGTTGAGGGATCGTCGCAGCGGCCATCGCTAGCCAGGACATTGCCGACGGCAAGGGGTCAGCCCTCCGGGGCCCAGTCCGGCGAGACGCGGTACGCCCGGTACACGTTCACAGAGAGTGTACCGGTCGGCAATTGCAGGGTGATCAGCGGTTCGAACGGAGATACGAACTCCCAAACGATCTCTCCGTCGCGCGTGACCTCGAACATGCGTCCGGAGTTGCCCTCATCGATGAACGTGTTGCCGCCCGGCAGCCGCTGCGAGCTGCTCAGGTTGAACGCATAGAAGCGCGGCGTGCCGTCCGCTCCTGCGGTCGGCTGCTCGTACGACCACACGGCCTCCCGGGTTGCGGGGTCGACTTCTAGAATGCGGGAGTAGCCGCGGTCGTACAAATTGCTGGTGAGCGCGCCGCTCGCGTCCCGACCGAAGCCGGCCGCACTGCCGTTGTCGAAGACCAGGATGTTCCCTTCGCCGGGCAAGCCAAAGGGGATCATGTGCGGGTGGTGCTGGCCGCTGATCGGCCCGAAGGTGACGTCGTCGAAGTACGGACCAAGTCGCCAGACCACGTTCCCCGCCGACCAGTCGCCGTCCGGGTGGTCGTGCCGCGCGACGATGAACAGGAGGGCCCCTTGCCGAGAGCCCACCAGCACGTTGTCGGGATGAAATCGCTCGTCGCACTCGCTCGAGCCGGGCTCGCGGCAATGACGGTTCGGGCCGAGGTACGAGACCGCGTTCAAGAGGAGCCAGCCCTGGCCAGGAGGAGCGGGGACGTCCGGAGGGGCGAGGCCGCCAGCGAACAACGTGATAGCCGCGCGCGCGTCGGCATCGAAGCCCAGCTCGTCGATGTGGTCTGCGCCGAGCCACTCCCACAAGAGCGTTTTTCCGTCCGCCGCCATCTCGACGATCGACTCTTCGCCGACGTCCATGCCGCCGACTGCCGCCGATTGCTCCGGTGTCAGGTCGGCGTGGGCGAGGAACAGAACGCGACCGTCGCCGCGGCTCTCCGTGATCTCGGGAGTCCAATAGACAGGGGTGTTCCACACCTGAAGGTCGTGGTGGGCGAGGGCCGACGGCCGCCCTTCATCGGTCGTTCCGTATTGCAGAGGGTTCAGCTCGCCACCGCACTCCGCTCCGGGGGGCGCTTCGTTGGGCCATACGGCGCCACCGTCCCAATCAAGGATGGCGACGCAAGGGGAGCGGAAGTCGACGAGGCTAGGGAGTGTCGTCGGGCCGGGGTGCTCGATCGTTCCGAGTACGTGGCCAGGCTCGGGCATGGGCTCGCCATCGGCTCCGCTCGTCGACCAGGAGTTGAGAAACCGCCCGAGTCCATCGACGAGATACAAGCCCGAGTCCTCGGCGGAGAGGACGTTGAAGAGCGTGTATCGCGTCTCCGCCGGCGCGCCGTCACTGAGTGTCACGCACGCGGTCGACGTCTCCGGGGAGCATCCGGAGAGGTCGCGACGTGCGATCGGCTCTGTCGGCTCGAGCGGCTGCTCGTCCGTTGCGATCGTCGTGTCGGAACAGCCGGTTGCGAGAAGAGACGCTGCGACGCAGAGGAGAAGGCTCGATTGGAGGGGCGTCACAGGTCATACGTACCACAGGGTCTGTCGAGTGCCGTAGCGGTGCGGACCCCGCGACACCTTGGCGCCACCGAACCGAGCGCGCTCACTTCGGGGGGAGGCTGCGCCCTCCGGGCGGCTTCGTCATGAGACGGCCTCTCGAGAGCCGCCGCGCAGCACCCAGACGAGCAGCCGCGCGACGCTCTCTCGAGCGCCGCGCGGCCTTCGCGGAGGCCCAGTGCCTCCAAGCTCGGAGGACACCGTCCCCGGTGAGCATCGCTTTGAATCCGGCCGCGTCCTTCTGCGGATACCCTGAACCACCGTAGCCGGCCCGCCGGTCACCTCGTTCACGCAATGGACGTCGATCCCGGTGCGCGTGTTGTGGTTGGTTTTGAAGCCGCTCGCCACCCGACTCAATTCGGCGAATCCTCCCCGTCCGCGGGTTCGTCGGACTCGCTCGCGTCCTCGGGCGGCGCCGCGTCTTCCGCGTGCGACGCGGCGGGTGGCGCGGGCTCCTCTCGTGCTTCCCGGAGACGCACGTCCTGGCAGGCGGCCACGAGGGCGACGATCGGCAGGCGGGCGAGCGTCGAAGGCAAGTCCCGGCCGAACGGATCCTCGAGATGCATTCCCGCAATCCGTAGCGGGAAATAGACGAGCGCGGCATCCCAAGAGAGACGGATGACCTCGTCGAGGTCCGGCTCCTGCGCGACCTCGACCGCCGCATCAATCCGGAAGTCGTCGCTCAGGCGGCGCTCGAGTCGCGAACGAAGGCGCTCCGCGTCGGGCTCGCTCGACGGCGCGATGACCCGCAGAGAGGCGTCTTCCCAATCCGCGGTTCGCGTCATGAGGTGGGCGAGAAGCAGGCAGAGGCGTGAAGACTCATCGTCGAACCACCAGATATCGATTCGACGCTGGTCGGGCGCGAGTTCGCCGAGGCGGAGCCAGGCCGTCTCGCCCGTATCGAGAACGACAACATGTTGGCCGAGCTTTACGGCACCCGCAAGCATGCGGCCGTACCAGAGCTGCGCGCTGGAGCCTGCCTCGGAGATCGCTTCGAGCCAGTTGACCAAGACGGTGTTCGACCGGAGCGGCCCCACGCCCCACGCTTGAACGAGCGTCGACATGCCAGTGCGGACGTCGGGGGCCGCGACGGCTAGCGGGTAGACGTCGTGCTCGTGCTCTTCGATCTCCGCTCGGAGTTCCGCCTCCGCCTCGGCACAACGCCGTTGCGATTCCTCAGAGAGCCCCTCGCCCTCGATGAGAACGGCCGCCGTGACGATTCCCGAGTTGCCTGCGATCCACGAGCCGAACTGCAATACGCGCTCGCGGCGCTCGAGGCCATGTGTGAACGCCAGGATTTGAGGCTGCCAATCGGTAGGTCCCTCGGGCTCTGCTGCGATCTCGCGCAGCCCCTCTCGGACGCGCCGGAATTGGTACGCACGGCGGCTGTCGCGCCAGCGCGCGGGGACCGCGGTGCGACGGACATACTGGTAGATGGCGGCAATCACGGTGGTGGCGATCACGCCGGAGACCGGGTCGATTGCGAGCATGACGATCCCGCAGAGCGCCGTTCCGGCGAGGCTGGCGTGCGCGTGGAAGAATCCGAAGCGCGGGCGGAACGAGGGGCTCGCCGCGGTGGCCTCGACGTACGTAGCGTAGTTCAGCAGCCCGTAGGAGATGAGGAAGAACATCGATACGAGGCCGGCGATCAGGTTGAGGTTGCCGGCCGCGATCGTGACCCCGGCGATGACTGCGGTGAGGAGGATCGCCCTGCGCGGGTTCCCCGAGGGGCCGTGTCCGACGGCGAACGGGGTGAGGCGCAAGAAGATTTGGTCGGCCGCGAGCGCCTGAAGAATTCGGGGCGCACCGAGGAACGAAGCGAGTGCGGACGACAGCGTTGCGGCGAGAACGCCCGCGGCGATCAGCCAGGGTACGAGCGCGATGTGCTTTAGCGCGGCGGACTCGTTCGCCAGAGTCGTCAACGGGGATGTCGACCCAAGGAGTAGGATCGTCGCGGCGTAGACGACGGTCGAAAGCCCGACCGCGGCGAACGTCCCCGTGGGGAGGCTGCGCGCGGGGTCTTTCAAATCCCCGGACATGCTCACCCCTTGGGTGAACCCCGTCACCGCGGGGAAGAAGATTGCGAACAGCACCCAGAACCCCGGGCCTCCGTCGGCCGCGGTCCAGTTTGCCCGAAGCATCTCACCGCTCACGGCGGGCACGCCGCCCGCGAAGAGGGAGATCATGGCCCCGACGAGGAGGACCATGATCACGTACTGAAAGCGCGTCGCGAGATCGGCGCCGAGATAGGCGAGCATCAGAAGGAGCGCCGCCGCTCCGCCGGCGACCGCCTTCTCCGGCAGAGCGGCGGCTTCCGGCGAAAGACCGGAGACGCCCTCCGCGAAACCGACGCAGTAAAACCCGACCGAGACCGCTTGTGCGACGAATAGTACGAGCCCGAGTGCGCCGCCGAACGACACACCGAGGCTGCGTGAGATCAGATAGTAGTCGCCGCCGCCGCGCACCCGGCGGTTGGTCGCAATCGCAGACAGAGAGAGGCTCGTCAGCGTGGATATCGTGGTTGCCAAGGCCAGGATGAGCAGCGCCTGGGCCACGCCGCCGCTCCCGACGACGAACCCGACCCGCAGGAAAAGGATCAGTCCGAGAATGGTGAGAATGCTCGGCGTGAAGACTCCGCCGAACGTCCCGAGTGTGCCGCGCGACGCTGCCATCGAAGGTGTCATATCAGTGGGGCCGGAAAGCCCAATGACCGCGAGCCGTTTTCCCGATTCTTCTTTTCCCGACCAGCCCGATCGGCCGGTCGGTTCGGCCGGTTCGGCCGGGGGGGGGGTGAGGGGCGTGATTGACCGGCGTCGCGGTTCCGGGCTACCCAACGTAGACGGCGAATGTTCCCTGGACAGACGAGGCAAACAACTCATGAAGATCGAAGCTCTGAAGCGCAGCGGGCTTGCCCTGCTTCTCCTCCTCCTCGTCTCCGGCTTCACCGCTGGTTGCGGCTCGGATTCCACATCGGGAACGACGACGTCCGGACCGCCGGTGGAAGTGCCGCCCGATCCCGATCCCGATCCCGATCCCGATCCAGAGCCGAAACCAGAACCGGATCCGAACGGGTGCGACGAGTCGTTCGACGGCGCCTACGACGCGATCCAGAACGTCATCTTCGAACGACATGGCTGCACGGCACAGGCGTGTCACGGCAGCAGCGCTGCCGGTGGCCTCGAACTCACTGCGGACGTTTCCTACGACAACCTCGTCCGAGCCGACTCGGTTGGGAGCAGCCTACGTCGCGTCGAGCCGACGAGGGTGAAGGATAGCTACCTCTTTCATAAGCTGGCTTCTGCGACCGACCCGTCGCTCGTGACGATCGACATCGCCGGGAGCCCGATGCCGCTGTCCGGTGGGGCGCTGTCGCCAGAGGAGCTCGACGCCGTGCGATTGTGGATCGAGGGCGCGGCCCCGCGCGAAGGCTCGATCGGTGACGAGTTCGGTGGCAACCGCGTCGCCGAGCTGCTCGACACTTGCCTGCCGGATCCCGACCCCGTCGTGATCGAACCCCTCGAGCCGCCCGCTGCAGGGACCGGTGTCCAGATGGCGATGCCCCCGCATCAGATCCCGGGCGGAGCCGAGTTCGAAGTCTGCTTTGCTGAGTACATCGATTTCCGGGAACAGATTCCGGAGGAGTTCCGCACCGCCGACGGCAACTTCTTCTTTGCGAACGGCAGCTTGAATCTGGCCGACCCGAACACGCATCACATGACGATCAGCTACTCCGGCTTCGGCGCCGAAATGGTCGACGCGCCCGAGTTCGGGCGTTGGGAATGCGCGGCAGGCCCGCTCGAGGGCGAGTCGTGTGATCCCCTCGATCCCAGCCACTGCGGCGGTGGGCAATGTCGATCCGAGCTTCAGAACAGCGTGGCCTGCCTGGGCTTCGGGCCGCCGGGGGGCGGGAGCGGCGTCACCCCCGGAAGCCGGATCAGGACCGGGAACGGGCGCCCCGGCTTCTTCGCCAAGTTGCAGTCGCACGGGATCTTCTACTGGAACTCCCACGCCTTCAATCTGACGCCGAAGGACCTGACGCATCACAACTACACCAACATCTACTTCACTGACGATCTCCGCTTCCAGGACGTTGGCTTCCAGGACACCTCGAACATCGGCATCGCCGCCGGCACGCCGCCCTTCGCGAAGGTGGAGTACTGCGCTGAGC
This DNA window, taken from Candidatus Binatia bacterium, encodes the following:
- a CDS encoding SDR family oxidoreductase, whose product is MPSDAGRVVGKVALITGAASGLGEADAHRLAEEGARVVLTDINVAAGEAVAQACGGVFLAQDVGDEATWPKVIEQTLAAHGRLDVLVNNAGIAPIGDIETTTVEVWRKTLRVHLDGTFFGCHYAMPALIESGGGSIINMSSITALIGHAPYLAYSAAKGGIRSMTKSIAAYGKAKNRRVRCNSIHPGSISTPMVHQAMESLMGVKLTEAEDPEALRTKLGIGEPNDVANMVLFLASDESKHMSGAELVIDNGSAITQGGR
- a CDS encoding VOC family protein, producing the protein MNISGLTHVNVNCSDFDRSLAFYERLGFEVLVNVPPTNTPEVAAAVGMPPYRVKGALLILSGAATPFVIDLLEWQEPNDPAAPYAHLYHLGIGRIALATQDLDADVAELKAHGVEFLSEPVSVELDGRPAATRFVCFKDPDGTILELVQ
- a CDS encoding amidohydrolase family protein, giving the protein MEQLPKIISVDDHVVEPAHVWQAWLPKKYREKGPRITRERFGKFTLEKGAKYKNPLDPEGEWGDAWLYEDKLIYVHKRHVAIPLEATPGGDKSKFDRSKMTMTAMTYDDMRPGCYDRDARIEEFKQNWVDGSLPFPTFPRFCGQTFKEGDDKELGLACVRAYNDWMVEEWCEPSGGMNIPLAIMPLWDVDLAVEEIERNAKRGVRAVCFSEIPSHLGLPSIHSGYWDPMFRICEETATVVCMHVGSSSTDPSGSPDAPGAAKATISFNNSMTSLAEYLFSIMPRFPKLKIAYSEGQVGWIPYALERADYVWEHHDGWMGNKNLLADKPSSFYYGRVYGCFTSDYHGMKNLDALGVDQICFETDYPHTDTSWPHTVAAVKEMLQGVPDDIAYKVVRGNAIKMLGLDRT
- a CDS encoding arylsulfotransferase family protein, with translation MTPLQSSLLLCVAASLLATGCSDTTIATDEQPLEPTEPIARRDLSGCSPETSTACVTLSDGAPAETRYTLFNVLSAEDSGLYLVDGLGRFLNSWSTSGADGEPMPEPGHVLGTIEHPGPTTLPSLVDFRSPCVAILDWDGGAVWPNEAPPGAECGGELNPLQYGTTDEGRPSALAHHDLQVWNTPVYWTPEITESRGDGRVLFLAHADLTPEQSAAVGGMDVGEESIVEMAADGKTLLWEWLGADHIDELGFDADARAAITLFAGGLAPPDVPAPPGQGWLLLNAVSYLGPNRHCREPGSSECDERFHPDNVLVGSRQGALLFIVARHDHPDGDWSAGNVVWRLGPYFDDVTFGPISGQHHPHMIPFGLPGEGNILVFDNGSAAGFGRDASGALTSNLYDRGYSRILEVDPATREAVWSYEQPTAGADGTPRFYAFNLSSSQRLPGGNTFIDEGNSGRMFEVTRDGEIVWEFVSPFEPLITLQLPTGTLSVNVYRAYRVSPDWAPEG
- a CDS encoding amino acid permease, which produces MAASRGTLGTFGGVFTPSILTILGLILFLRVGFVVGSGGVAQALLILALATTISTLTSLSLSAIATNRRVRGGGDYYLISRSLGVSFGGALGLVLFVAQAVSVGFYCVGFAEGVSGLSPEAAALPEKAVAGGAAALLLMLAYLGADLATRFQYVIMVLLVGAMISLFAGGVPAVSGEMLRANWTAADGGPGFWVLFAIFFPAVTGFTQGVSMSGDLKDPARSLPTGTFAAVGLSTVVYAATILLLGSTSPLTTLANESAALKHIALVPWLIAAGVLAATLSSALASFLGAPRILQALAADQIFLRLTPFAVGHGPSGNPRRAILLTAVIAGVTIAAGNLNLIAGLVSMFFLISYGLLNYATYVEATAASPSFRPRFGFFHAHASLAGTALCGIVMLAIDPVSGVIATTVIAAIYQYVRRTAVPARWRDSRRAYQFRRVREGLREIAAEPEGPTDWQPQILAFTHGLERRERVLQFGSWIAGNSGIVTAAVLIEGEGLSEESQRRCAEAEAELRAEIEEHEHDVYPLAVAAPDVRTGMSTLVQAWGVGPLRSNTVLVNWLEAISEAGSSAQLWYGRMLAGAVKLGQHVVVLDTGETAWLRLGELAPDQRRIDIWWFDDESSRLCLLLAHLMTRTADWEDASLRVIAPSSEPDAERLRSRLERRLSDDFRIDAAVEVAQEPDLDEVIRLSWDAALVYFPLRIAGMHLEDPFGRDLPSTLARLPIVALVAACQDVRLREAREEPAPPAASHAEDAAPPEDASESDEPADGEDSPN